Proteins from a genomic interval of Lolium perenne isolate Kyuss_39 chromosome 1, Kyuss_2.0, whole genome shotgun sequence:
- the LOC127305294 gene encoding UDP-glucose 6-dehydrogenase 5-like translates to MVKICCIGAGYVGGPTMAIIAIKCPSIEVVVVDISKPRIDAWNSDTLPIYEPGLDDVVKACRGKNLFFSTDVEKHVAEADIIFVSVNTPTKTRGLGAGKAADLTYWESAACMIADVSKSDKIVVEKSTVPVKTAEAIASGVRCASTHP, encoded by the coding sequence ATGGTGAAGATTTGCTGCATCGGAGCTGGCTACGTCGGTGGCCCAACAATGGCTATCATTGCCATCAAGTGCCCATCAATTGAGGTTGTTGTCGTCGATATCTCCAAGCCTCGCATTGACGCTTGGAACAGCGACACCCTCCCGATCTACGAGCCTGGCCTCGATGATGTTGTCAAGGCCTGCAGGGGTAAGAACCTCTTCTTCAGCACCGATGTCGAGAAGCACGTCGCCGAGGCCGACATCATCTTCGTCTCGGTGAACACTCCCACCAAGACCCGTGGTCTTGGAGCCGGCAAGGCTGCGGACCTCACCTACTGGGAAAGTGCTGCCTGTATGATCGCCGATGTCTCCAAGTCTGACAAGATCGTTGTCGAGAAGTCCACCGTCCCTGTGAAGACCGCAGAGGCCATTGCTTCTGGTGTTCGTTGCGCATCCACTCACCCCTGA